Proteins encoded within one genomic window of Salipaludibacillus agaradhaerens:
- a CDS encoding ABC transporter substrate-binding protein has product MRLVSICPSNTELATYAGLVDHLVGVDNYSDWPSDKLTNLERVGPDLNINMDKVEALNPDLVLASETVPGMEKNIKELKKRGLPYVIVPTPKTLSDISSQLIWIGEKTGYKEKSLKAHKTFNYWINYYKGLSNSVEEKKTIYWEWWAKPIFTPGHSNWLTEMS; this is encoded by the coding sequence ATGCGTTTAGTATCTATTTGCCCGAGTAATACAGAACTTGCTACCTATGCGGGTTTAGTTGATCACCTCGTCGGTGTCGATAATTATTCGGACTGGCCTTCAGATAAATTGACGAATCTAGAGAGAGTGGGCCCAGACCTGAATATAAATATGGATAAGGTAGAAGCATTAAATCCAGATCTCGTGTTAGCCTCTGAGACGGTTCCTGGAATGGAAAAAAATATTAAAGAGTTGAAAAAGAGAGGCCTTCCATATGTGATCGTTCCTACGCCTAAGACATTATCTGATATTAGCAGTCAGTTAATATGGATCGGTGAAAAAACAGGCTATAAGGAGAAAAGTTTAAAAGCTCACAAGACATTTAATTATTGGATTAATTACTATAAAGGTTTGAGTAATTCCGTGGAAGAAAAGAAAACGATCTACTGGGAGTGGTGGGCTAAGCCTATTTTTACTCCAGGTCACTCTAATTGGCTAACCGAAATGTCTTAA
- a CDS encoding ABC transporter substrate-binding protein — MAGGINIFADNPQSSVKTTWEDVYKRNPDVMAIIWVGVHKEKVNRKVLEKRPDWQSLKAPTSNNVYILDEPFFCRPSPRLLIGLMQIANILHPHIYPTFVEGVDPMFTD, encoded by the coding sequence TTGGCAGGAGGGATCAATATATTTGCTGACAACCCTCAATCTAGTGTAAAAACGACATGGGAAGACGTGTATAAGCGTAATCCGGACGTGATGGCTATTATATGGGTCGGCGTTCATAAAGAAAAAGTTAATCGTAAAGTGTTGGAGAAGCGGCCTGATTGGCAATCGTTAAAAGCTCCCACATCAAACAATGTCTATATCCTTGATGAACCATTCTTTTGTCGGCCTTCACCACGATTATTAATTGGGCTTATGCAAATAGCGAACATTCTACACCCTCATATTTATCCTACGTTTGTCGAAGGCGTAGACCCGATGTTTACCGATTAG
- a CDS encoding thiol-disulfide oxidoreductase DCC family protein, with protein MEKRDIILFDGVCHLCQSSVQFIIKRDPQNHFAFASLQSEIAKNLIEQKEITEESNSVVLIKTNGKSYKNSSAALRIAKELKGVWKLAAILLIIPVFIRDPIYRFIARHRYTWFGKSEKCMMPTPSQRRRFLD; from the coding sequence ATGGAAAAAAGAGATATTATCTTGTTTGATGGGGTTTGTCATTTGTGCCAATCAAGCGTTCAATTTATTATAAAACGCGATCCGCAAAATCACTTCGCCTTTGCTTCATTACAAAGTGAAATCGCCAAAAATTTGATCGAACAAAAGGAGATAACTGAGGAGTCTAACAGCGTTGTCCTAATTAAAACAAACGGAAAATCATATAAAAATTCATCGGCCGCCCTTCGAATTGCAAAAGAGTTAAAAGGAGTATGGAAACTAGCAGCCATTCTCCTTATTATCCCCGTTTTTATTCGCGATCCTATCTACCGCTTTATTGCTCGTCACAGATACACGTGGTTTGGAAAATCTGAAAAATGCATGATGCCGACGCCTTCACAGCGCCGGCGCTTTCTAGACTAA
- a CDS encoding AbrB family transcriptional regulator — translation MSYQIKPFIEAIVISVIGGGLFHVVSLPLAWMLGPLTSVMLWEGLTTRTLVWPDFLKKLGLIILGISFGFYFTFESLKIVGPFIIPYLLITVILILISIFNSAFITKWINIDKKTSVFGSIPGGLAEMVVASEDVKANSALVMVFQTIRLLVVLFTVPFIITQFFPHDSNAISAVMTIPDTNILSLHGLWLILPILLGIKYQHSLPAGIMIIPLAVTATISISSINIPSIPPLIFLIAQLFVGASLGKSISLTDIKLAKKYAIIYIGLACWLIVLSVGFGILLESMTTMDLQTAILSTAPGGLVEMVLTASIVGADPAIVTSLQLMRVMVIVLVAPSALKWYFSRKINDSNKIA, via the coding sequence ATGAGTTATCAAATAAAACCGTTTATTGAAGCGATCGTTATTTCAGTGATAGGTGGAGGGCTTTTTCACGTCGTGTCTCTACCACTTGCTTGGATGCTAGGCCCGCTCACTAGTGTCATGTTATGGGAAGGACTGACTACAAGGACGTTAGTTTGGCCGGATTTCCTAAAAAAATTGGGCCTTATTATTCTAGGAATATCATTTGGATTTTATTTTACGTTTGAATCGTTAAAAATAGTTGGACCCTTTATTATTCCGTACTTACTCATTACAGTTATACTCATTCTTATAAGTATTTTTAATAGTGCATTCATAACAAAATGGATTAACATTGATAAAAAAACGAGTGTTTTCGGTTCAATTCCTGGTGGACTAGCGGAAATGGTTGTAGCAAGTGAAGATGTTAAAGCAAATTCAGCTTTGGTCATGGTTTTTCAAACAATTCGTTTACTAGTCGTTTTATTCACTGTTCCATTTATTATTACCCAATTTTTCCCCCATGACAGCAATGCCATATCAGCAGTAATGACGATTCCTGACACAAACATATTATCGCTACATGGATTATGGCTCATATTACCGATTTTGTTAGGTATCAAATACCAGCACTCTTTGCCTGCGGGAATAATGATTATCCCGTTAGCTGTAACGGCTACTATAAGTATCAGCTCAATTAATATTCCTTCTATTCCTCCCCTGATTTTTCTAATCGCCCAGCTATTCGTAGGGGCTTCTCTTGGCAAGAGTATTTCGTTAACAGATATTAAACTTGCAAAAAAATACGCCATTATTTACATAGGGCTTGCTTGCTGGTTAATAGTTTTATCGGTTGGTTTTGGCATATTACTTGAATCAATGACAACAATGGATTTACAGACAGCGATATTGAGCACAGCACCAGGAGGATTAGTGGAAATGGTATTAACAGCCTCAATCGTAGGCGCCGATCCAGCAATTGTGACGTCGTTACAGTTAATGCGTGTTATGGTTATTGTTTTAGTTGCTCCAAGTGCGTTAAAATGGTATTTTTCTCGAAAAATAAACGATAGCAATAAAATTGCTTAA
- a CDS encoding ectoine synthase, with product MKVVKLEDIIGTDQEIKGGNWTSRRLILKKDNMGYSVHDTIIKAGTETHIWYKNHLEAVYCIEGDGEVETLSDNKIHPISANTLYALDEHDEHLLRANTDMRMVCVFNPPITGQEVHNEEGVYELVEED from the coding sequence ATGAAAGTTGTTAAACTAGAAGATATTATTGGAACAGATCAAGAAATTAAAGGTGGTAACTGGACGAGTCGTCGACTTATTCTAAAAAAAGATAATATGGGCTATTCAGTTCATGATACGATCATTAAAGCTGGAACTGAAACGCACATTTGGTACAAAAATCACCTCGAAGCTGTTTATTGTATTGAGGGTGACGGTGAAGTGGAAACATTGTCTGACAATAAAATCCACCCTATTTCAGCCAATACACTCTATGCCTTAGATGAACATGATGAACACTTACTTCGTGCAAATACCGATATGAGAATGGTCTGTGTATTTAACCCACCTATTACAGGTCAAGAAGTTCATAACGAAGAAGGCGTTTATGAACTAGTTGAAGAAGATTAA
- the ectB gene encoding diaminobutyrate--2-oxoglutarate transaminase produces the protein MTKNHLEIIEEHESCVRSYVRSFPTVFTQARGYKMWNEDGKEYIDFFSGAGALNYGHNEPNMKKKLVEYILDDGITHSLDKATEAKSEFLHKFHEVILQPRNLDYKVMFPGPTGTNTVESALKLARKVTGRTEVISFTNGFHGMTIGALSVTGNSMKRKGAGIPLNHSVTMPYDQFVNESDEMDTLAYLERFLDDNGSGVSIPAAIILETVQGEGGLNAARFEWLNKLDAICKKWGILLIIDDVQAGVGRTGTFFSFEPADIKPDIVCLSKSIGGYGLPLALTLINPELDKWKPGEHNGTFRGNNHAFITATEALSYWEDPKFEKSIQDKAVKITDFLTNMVEKYPEMKGFVKGRGFMQGISSDIDGFSEKVCENAFNHGLIMETAGGHDQVFKLFPAINIDEEGLEKGFELIERSIKDTIKQMKLEKETVTN, from the coding sequence ATGACTAAAAACCATTTAGAGATTATTGAAGAGCACGAATCTTGTGTAAGAAGTTATGTGAGAAGCTTTCCAACAGTTTTCACCCAAGCTAGAGGTTATAAGATGTGGAATGAAGACGGAAAAGAATATATTGACTTCTTTTCTGGAGCAGGCGCTCTAAACTACGGACATAATGAACCTAACATGAAGAAAAAATTAGTAGAATACATCCTTGATGATGGTATTACTCACTCTTTAGATAAAGCAACAGAAGCAAAAAGTGAGTTTCTTCACAAATTTCATGAGGTTATACTTCAACCAAGGAATCTTGATTACAAAGTCATGTTTCCTGGACCAACAGGAACGAATACGGTTGAAAGTGCCCTAAAGTTGGCAAGAAAAGTCACAGGTAGAACAGAAGTCATCAGTTTTACAAATGGCTTTCATGGCATGACGATTGGCGCTTTGTCAGTCACAGGTAATTCTATGAAACGAAAAGGCGCTGGTATCCCATTAAACCACTCCGTCACTATGCCATACGACCAGTTTGTTAACGAAAGTGATGAGATGGATACACTTGCCTACCTCGAGAGATTTTTAGATGATAACGGCAGTGGCGTCTCCATTCCTGCAGCCATTATCCTTGAAACCGTTCAAGGTGAAGGTGGTCTTAATGCAGCGCGCTTTGAATGGCTAAATAAATTAGATGCTATATGCAAAAAATGGGGTATTCTTCTCATTATTGACGACGTGCAAGCTGGTGTTGGCCGGACAGGAACATTCTTTTCGTTTGAACCTGCGGATATTAAACCTGATATAGTTTGCTTATCTAAATCTATTGGTGGCTATGGTCTCCCCCTTGCATTAACATTAATAAATCCTGAATTAGATAAGTGGAAGCCTGGTGAACATAACGGGACATTCCGTGGTAATAATCATGCTTTTATTACTGCCACAGAGGCTTTAAGTTATTGGGAAGATCCGAAATTTGAAAAGAGTATTCAAGATAAAGCAGTTAAAATCACAGATTTCCTCACTAACATGGTAGAAAAATATCCTGAGATGAAAGGGTTCGTTAAAGGAAGAGGCTTTATGCAAGGAATCTCTTCTGACATTGATGGCTTTAGTGAAAAAGTTTGCGAGAATGCTTTTAATCATGGGCTAATTATGGAAACAGCAGGTGGACATGATCAAGTATTTAAATTATTCCCTGCTATTAACATTGACGAAGAAGGATTAGAAAAAGGTTTTGAACTCATTGAACGAAGCATAAAAGATACCATTAAACAAATGAAACTTGAAAAAGAAACAGTCACCAATTAA
- the ectA gene encoding diaminobutyrate acetyltransferase has product MSKSTTAVIETFSLEQPTKEDGQAMWALAKNTTLDLNSAYKYIMMAEYFSETCVVAKERGEVVGFITGFIQPEHQDVIFIWQVGVDSSQRGKGVASKMLNDLLERKACKNVRYVEATITEENKASQSLFKRLARDHDTAYEVKECFPEEIFPEEGQKAEYTYRIGPFSK; this is encoded by the coding sequence ATGAGCAAAAGCACAACGGCAGTAATTGAAACATTTTCGTTAGAGCAGCCAACTAAAGAAGATGGGCAGGCTATGTGGGCATTAGCCAAAAACACCACTCTCGATTTGAACTCCGCTTATAAGTACATTATGATGGCCGAGTACTTCTCTGAGACATGTGTGGTTGCTAAAGAACGAGGTGAAGTCGTTGGTTTCATCACAGGTTTTATTCAACCTGAACACCAAGACGTGATTTTTATCTGGCAGGTTGGTGTGGATTCATCTCAACGCGGAAAAGGGGTTGCCTCAAAAATGTTAAATGACTTACTTGAGCGTAAAGCATGTAAAAATGTTCGTTACGTTGAGGCGACAATCACTGAAGAGAACAAAGCCTCTCAGTCTTTATTTAAACGACTGGCACGAGATCACGATACAGCTTATGAAGTGAAAGAATGCTTTCCGGAAGAGATATTTCCTGAAGAAGGCCAAAAAGCTGAATATACGTATCGTATTGGACCTTTTTCCAAGTAA